The DNA sequence ACAGAAGTTGCTGCTGGATGTTTGGAAGGTCAGtgaagtcagagacagacagagcgtaaCTGGGATCATGTGATATCCTCTGCAATTCTCTGCTATCAGAACTCCTTGTTCCAATTCCAAAGATCAAGACCCCAAGCTCCTTCAGAGCAGAAGCTGGAGTGTCAACATTGTCAAAGGACCTTCCACCACTCAGCAGAATCAGTAACTGTGGAACACCTTCAAAGCGTCGACTTCCGGAGGAGGcagtaaagacattgtctctcacgtactggagagctgctccagtgttgAGAGGTCTCCCACCTTTGTGTCTCAGACCTCTTACAGTGTTGAGAATCTCTCCTTTTGTTGTGTAGGTGTTCAGATAGAATTGGGCAGCTGgatctctactgtactggaccacAGCAACGCGATCTTTGTTCTCATCCACACCGAGTGTCTCCACCACTCTTTGAACAAAGTCCCGCATTGCTGGGAATCCACTCCTAGTGCCATCAGATCCATCCAGCAAGAACACGACATCCCTCCTGGGAGCCTGACTCTCAACTAGTGAATGTGAATGTTCAGAAAAAGAGTCATATTAAATGTTGCATTGGTAAGGGAAAAACAGGACAAAGATGCTTCTGTCATATGAAAGTCATCCCTTTCCCTAATCTCAAACAACTGTTCAAAGAAAGTGGCAATGTGTGCATTGGACTGAGTGCTATCATCGAGAACATTCCTACAGAGGTATGAATTGAAACCAACATGAAAGGTCTCAGGTGCAtctacttaaaatgtcaaagCTATCAAATACTCCATCCTGATGTAAGAGAGCAAATGGAACTGATCAAAACCATATCTTTCTTACCTAGTATTGTTGGTATTACTGTTGGTGTCATGGTTGTCACCTGTACAATGACAGTGCTTATAGCAGAAAGAAGCTGCTGTTGGACATTGGGGAGGTCAGTAAATTCAGACACGGAAAGAGCATAGCTGGGGTCATAGGATATCTTTTGTAATTCTTTGCTATCAGAGCTCCTTGTTCCAATTCCAAACACCAAGACACCAAGCTCCTTGAGAGCAGACGCTGGTGTATCTACATTGTCAAAGGACCTTCCACCATTCAACAGTATCAGAATCTGTGGAACACCTTCAAGGCGTCTACTTCCGGAGGAGGCAATAAAGACATTGTCCCTGACATACTGGAGAGCTGCCCCAGTGTTGAGGGGTCTACCTCCTTTGTGCCTCAGGCCTCTTACGGTCTCCACAACATCTTCCTTTGTTGTATAAGTGTTCAGATAGAAGTGGGCCTCTGATTCTCTGCTATACTGGACCACAGAGACTCGATCTCTGCTTTCCTCCACAGTGAGTTTCTCTACCACTCTTTGAACAAAGTCACGCATTGCTGGGAAGCCATTCTTAGTGCCATCAGAACCATCCAGCAGGAATACTACATCCTTTCTGGCAATGCTTTGGTCCACTAAGAGTatcagaaacaaaacaaaaatatatgtCAACATTGCTTCATGGAACCTGAGACTgaaatatgtgtgtgtttatttattttatttttattttattttttggtcatttagcagacgctcttatccagagcgacttacaggaacaattagggttaagtgccttgctcaagggcacatcgacagatttttcacctagtcggctcggggattagaaccagcgacctttcggttactggcacaacgctcttacccactaagctacctgtgttgctttAGTTGTCCTGGATAACGCATCAGTTCTTACCTATGACTGTTGGGGTTATGGGTGTAGCCTCAACTTGTACAGTTATGAGTGTGGAGAAAAACTGCTCCTGGACGCTGGGGAGGTCAGTGaattcagaaacagactgggaaaAACTAGGATCAGTGGCAATCCTTTCGACCTCTCTGCTGGAATTTCTGGTTCCAATGCCAAAGATCAAGACCCCACTCTTTTTCAGGGCAGAAGCTGGTATGTCAACATTATCACTGGACCTTCCCCCACTCAGAAGTATCAGCATCTGAGGGACGCCCTCTTGGCTTCTGCTTCCTGAGGAGGCAGTAAAGACGTTGTCCCTTACGTATTGGAGGGCTGCCCCAGTGTTAAGGGGTCTACCTCCTCTGTGCCTCAGACTTCTGACAGTGTCAAGAATGTCCTCCTTGGTGGTGTATGTGTTCAGATAGAAATGAACTTCTTGATCTCTACCGTACTGGACAACAGAAACGCGGTCTTTGTCTCCTCCCACATTGAGTTTCCCCACTACTCTCTGAACAAAATCACGCATTGCTGGGAATCCATTCCTTGCGCCATCAGAACCATCCACAAGGAATACCACATCCTTTCTGGAGGTGTCATGATCAACTGAGAAAAGAAATAGATTATGTCAATCAGTCTGGTCAAATGTAGGGCTTGTGGTCAAATTATACAGTCGTTTCTAAGAATCAGCTGACATGTTACTAACACTTCCTGACTCTTAATTAACAGTGATGACACATACCTAAAACTGTTGGCGATTCTGGAGTAACGTCAATAACAACTGCCTCCACCGAGGACAGAAGTTGCTGCTGGATGTTTGGAAGGTCAGtgaagtcagagacagacagagcgtaaCTGGGATCATGTGATATCCTCTGCAATTCTCTGCTATCAGAACTCCTTGTTCCAATTCCAAAGATCAAGACCCCAAGCTCCTTCAGAGCAGAAGCTGGAGTGTCAACATTGTCAAAGGACCTTCCACCACTCAGCAGAATCAGTAACTGTGGAACACCTTCAAAGCGTCGACTTCCGGAGGAGGcagtaaagacattgtctctcacgtactggagagctgctccagtgttgAGAGGTCTCCCACCTTTGTGTCTCAGACCTCTTACAGTGTTGAGAATCTCTCCTTTTGTTGTGTAGGTGTTCAGATAGAATTGGGCAGCTGgatctctactgtactggaccacAGCAACGCGATCTTTGTTCTCATCCACACCGAGTGTCTCCACCACTCTTTGAACAAAGTCCCGCATTGCTGGGAATCCACTCCTAGTGCCATCAGATCCATCCAGCAAGAACACGACATCCCTCCTGGGAGCCTGACTCTCAACTAGTGAATGTGAATGTTCAGAAAAAGAGTCATATTAAATGTTGCATTGGTAAGGGAAAAACAGGACAAAGATGCTTCTGTCATATGAAAGTCATCCCTTTCCCTAATCTCAAACAACTGTTCAAAGAAAGTGGCAATGTGTGCATTGGACTGAGCGCTATCATCGAGAACATTCCTACAGAGGTATGAATTGAAACCAACATGAAAGGTCTCAGGTGCAtctacttaaaatgtcaaagCTATCAAATACTCCATCCTGATGTAAGAGAGCAAATGGAACTGATCAAAACCATATCTTTCTTACCTAGTATTGTTGGTATTACTGTTGGTGTCATGGTTGTCACCTGTACAATGACAGTGCTTATAGCAGAAATAAGCTGCTGTTGGACATTGGGGAGGTCAGTAAATTCAGACACGGAAAGAGCATAGCTGGGGTCATAGGATATCTTTTGTAATTCTCTGCTATCAGAGCTCCTTGTTCCAATTCCAAACACCAAGACACCAAGCTCCTTGAGAGCAGACGCTGGTGTATCTACATTGTCAAAGGACCTTCCACCATTCAAAAGTATCAGAATCTGTGGAACACCTTCAAGGCGCCTACTTCCGGAGGAGGCAATAAAGACATTGTCCCTGACATACTGGAGAGCTGCCCCAGTGTTGAGGGGTCTCCCTCCTTTGTGCCTCAGGCCTCTTACGGTCTCCATAACGTCTTCCTTTGTTGTATAAGTGTTCAGATAGAAGTGGGCCTCTGATTCTCTGCTATACTGGACCACAGAGACTCGATCTCTGTTTTCCTCCACAGTGAGTTTCTCTACCACTCTTTGAACAAAGTCACGCATTGCTGGGAAGCCATTCTTAGTGCCATCAGAACCATCCAGCAGGAATACTACATCCTTTCTGGCAATGCTTTGGTCCACTAAGAGTatcagaaacaaaacaaaaatatatgtCAACATTGCTTCATGGAACCTGAGACTGAAATATGTGTGTGTTGCTTTAGTTGTCCTGGATAACGATCAGTTCTTACCTATGACTGTTGGGGTTATGGGTGTAGCCTCAACTTTTACAGTTATGAGTGTGGAGAAAAACTGCTCCTGGATGCTGGGGAGGTCAGTGaattcagaaacagactgggaaaAACTAGGATCAGTGGCAATCCTTTGAACCTCTCTGCTGGAATTTCTGGTTCCAATGCCAAAGATCAAGACCCCACTCTTTTTCAGGGCAGAAGCTGGTATGTCAACATTATCACTGGACCTTCCCCCACTCAGAAGTATCAGCATCTGAGGGACGCCCTCTTGGCTTCTGCTTCCTGAGGAGGCAGTAAAGACGTTGTCCCTTACGTATTGGAGGGCTGCCCCAGTGTTAAGGGGTCTACCTCCTCTGTGCCTCAGACTTCTGACAGTGTCAAGAATGTCCTCCTTGGTGGTGTATGTGTTCAGATAGAAATGAACTTCTTGATCTCTACCGTACTGGACAACAGAAACGCGGTCTTTGTCTCCTCCCACATTGAGTTTCCCCACTACTCTCTGAACAAAATCACGCATTGCTGGGAATCCATTCCTTGCGCCATCAGAACCATCCACAAGGAATACCACATCCTTTCTGGAGGTGTCATGATCAACTGAGAAAAGAAATAGATTATGTCAATCAGTCTGGTCAAATGTAGGGCTTGTGGTCAAATTATACAGTCGTTTCTAAGAATCAGCTGACATGTTACTAACACTTCCTGACTCTTAATTAACAGTGATGACACATACCTAAAACTGTTGGCGATTCTGGAGTAACGTCAATAACAACTGCCTCCACCGAGGACAGAAGTTGCTGCTGGATGTTTGGAAGGTCAGtgaagtcagagacagacagagcgtaaCTGGGATCATGTGATATCCTCTGCAATTCTCTGCTATCAGAACTCCTTGTTCCAATTCCAAAGATCAAGACCCCAAGCTCCTTCAGAGCAGAAGCTGGAGTGTCAACATTGTCAAAGGACCTTCCACCACTCAACAGTATCAGAATCTGTGGAACACCTTCAAGGCGCCTACTTCCGGAGGAGGCAGTAAAGACATTGTCCCTGACATACTGGAGAGCTGCCCCAGTGTTGAGGGGTCTCCCTCCTTTGTGCCTCAGGCCTCTTACGGTCTCCACAACGTCTTCCTTTGTTGTATGAGTGTTCAGATAGAAGTGGGCCTCTGATTCTCTGCTATACTGGACCACAGAGACTCGATCTCTGTTTTCCTCCACAGTGAGTTTCTCTACCACTCTTTGAACAAAGTCACGCATTGCTGGGAAGCCATTCTTAGTGCCATCAGAACCATCCAGCAGGAATACTACATCCTTTCTGGCAATGCTTTGGTCCACTAAGAGTATCAGaaacaaaacaaatatatatgTCAACATTGCTTCATGGAACCTGAGACTGAAATATGTGTGTGTTGCTTTAGTTGTCCTGGATAACGCATCAGTTCTTACCTATGACTGTTGGGGTTATGGGTGTAGCCTCAACTTTTACAGTTATGAGTGTGGAGAAAAACTGCTCATGGATGCTGGGGAGGTCAGTGaattcagaaacagactgggaaaAACTAGGATCAGTGGCAATCCTTTGAACCTCTCTGCTGGAATTTCTGGTTCCAATGCCAAAGATCAAGACCCCACTCTTTTTCAGGGCAGAAGCAGGTATGTCAACATTATCACTGGACCTACCCCCACTCAGAAGTATCAGCATCTGAGGGACGCCCTCTTGGCTTCTGCTTCCTGAGGAGGCAGTAAAGACGTTGTCCCTTACATATTGGAGGGCTGCCCCAGTGTTAAGGGGTCTACCTCCTCTGTGCCTCAGACTTCTGACAGTGTCAAGAATGTCCTCCTTGGTGGTGTATGTGTTCAGATAGAAATGAACTTCTTGATCTCTACCGTACTGGACAACAGAAACACGGTCTTTGTCTCCTCCCACATTGAGTTTCCCCACTACTCTCTGAACAAAATCACGCATTGCTGGGAATCCATTCCTTGCGCCATCAGAACCATCCACAAGGAATACCACATCCTTTCTGGAGGTGTCATGATCAACTGAGAAAAGAAATAGATTATGTCAATCAGACTGGTCAAATGTAGGGCTTGTGGTCAAATTATACAGTCGTTTCTAAGAATCAGCTGACATGTTACTAACACTTCCTGACTCTTAATTAACAGTGATGACACATACCTAAAACTGTTGGCGATTCTGGAGTAACGTCAATAACAACTGCCTCCACCGAGGACAGAAGTTGCTGCTGGATGTTTGGAAGGTCAGtgaagtcagagacagacagagcgtaaCTGGGATCATGTGATATCCTCTGCAATTCTCTGCTATCAGAACTCCTTGTTCCAATTCCAAAGATCAAGACCCCAAGCTCCTTCAGAGCAGAAGCTGGATTGTCAACATTGTCAAAGGACCTTCCACCACTCAGCAGAATCAGTAACTGTGGAACACCTTCAAAGCGTCGACTTCCGGAGGAGGcagtaaagacattgtctctcacgtactggagagctgctccagtgttgAGAGGTCTCCCACCTTTGTGTCTCAGACCTCTTACAGTGTTGAGAATCTCTCCTTTTGTTGTGTAGGTGTTCAGATAGAATTGGGCAGCTGgatctctactgtactggaccacAGCAACGCGATCTTTGTTCTCATCCACACCGAGTGTCTCCACCACTCTTTGAACAAAGTCCCGCATTGCTGGGAATCCACTCCTAGTGCCATCAGATCCATCCAGCAAGAACACGACATCCCTCCTGGGAGCCTGACTCTCAACTAGTGAATGTGAATGTTCAGAAAAAGAGTCATATTAAATGTTGCATTGGTATGGGAAAAACAGGACAAAGATGCTTCTGTCATATGAAAGTCATCCCTTTCCCTAATCTCAAACAACTGTTCAAAGAAAGTGGCAATGTGTGCATTGGACTGAGTGCTATCATAGAGAACATTCCTACAGAGGTATGAAATGAAACCAACATGAAAGGTCTCAGGTGCAtctacttaaaatgtcaaagCTATCAAATACTCCATCCTGATGTAAGAGAGCAAATGGAACTGATCAAAACCATATCTTTCTTACCTAGTATTGTTGGTATTACTGTTGGTGTCATGGTTGTCACCTGTACAATGACAGTGCTTATAGCAGAAATAAGCTGCTGTTGGACATTGGGGAGGTCAGTAAATTCAGACACGGAAAGAGCATAGCTGGGGTCATAGGATATCTTTTGTAATTCTCTGCTATCAGAGCTCCTTGTTCCAATTCCAAACACCAAGACACCAAGCTCCTTGAGAGCAGACGCTGGTGTATCTACATTGTCAAAGGACCTTCCACCATTCAAAAGTATCAGAATCTGTGGAACACCTTCAAGGCGCCTACTTCCGGAGGAGGCAATAAAGACATTGTCCCTGACATACTGGAGAGCTGCCCCAGTGTTGAGGGGTCTCCCTCCTTTGTGCCTCAGGCCTCTTACGGTCTCCATAACGTCTTCCTTTGTTGTATAAGTGTTCAGATAGAAGTGGGCCTCTGATTCTCTGCTATACTGGACCACAGAGACTCGATCTCTGTTTTCCTCCACAGTGAGTTTCTCTACCACTCTTTGAACAAAGTCACGCATTGCTGGGAAGCCATTCTTAGTGCCATCAGAACCATCCAGCAGGAATACTACATCCTTTCTGGCAATGCTTTGGTCCACTAAGAGTatcagaaacaaaacaaaaatatatgtCAACATTGCTTCATGGAACCTGAGACTGAAATATGTGTGTGTTGCTTTAGTTGTCCTGGATAACGCATCAGTTCTTACCTATGACTGTTGGGGTTATGGGTGTAGCCTCAACTTTTACAGTTATGAGTGTGGAGAAAAACTGCTCCTGGATGCTGGGGAGGTCAGTGaattcagaaacagactgggaaaAACTAGGATCAGTGGCAATCCTTTGAACCTCTCTGCTGGAATTTCTGGTTCCAATGCCAAAGATCAAGACCCCACTCTTTTTCAGGGCAGAAGCTGGTATGTCAACATTATCACTGGACCTTCCCCCACTCAGAAGTATCAGCATCTGAGGGACGCCCTCTTGGCTTCTGCTTCCTGAGGAGGCAGTAAAGACGTTGTCCCTTACGTATTGGAGGGCTGCCCCAGTGTTAAGGGGTCTACCTCCTCTGTGCCTCAGACTTCTGACAGTGTCAAGAATGTCCTCCTTGGTGGTGTATGTGTTCAGATAGAAATGAACTTCTTGATCTCTACCGTACTGGACAACAGAAACACGGTCTTTGTCTCCTCCCACATTGAGTTTCCCCACTACTCTCTGAACAAAATCACGCATTGCTGGGAATCCATTCCTTGCGCCATCAGAACCATCCACAAGGAATACCACATCCTTTCTGGAGGTGTCATGATCAACTGAGAAAAGAAATAGATTATGTCAATCAGACTGGTCAAATGTAGGGCTTGTGGTCAAATTATACAGTCGTTTCTAAGAATCAGCTGACATGTTACTAACACTTCCTGACTCTTAATTAACAGTGATGACACATACCTAAAACTGTTGGCGATTCTGGAGTAACGTCAATAACAACTGCCTCCACCGAGGACAGAAGTTGCTGCTGGATGTTTGGAAGGTCAGtgaagtcagagacagacagagcgtaaCTGGGATCATGTGATATCCTCTGCAATTCTCTGCTATCAGAACTCCTTGTTCCAATTCCAAAGATCAAGACCCCAAGCTCCTTCAGAGCAGAAGCTGGAGTGTCAACATTGTCAAAGGACCTTCCACCACTCAGCAGAATCAGTAACTGTGGAACACCTTCAAAGCGTCGACTTCCGGAGGATGcagtaaagacattgtctctcacgtactggagagctgctccagtgttgAGAGGTCTCCCACCTTTGTGTCTCAGACCTCTTACAGTGTTGAGAATCTCTCCTTTTGTTGTGTAGGTGTTCAGATAGAATTGGGCAGCTGgatctctactgtactggaccacAGCAACGCGATCTTTGTTCTCATCCACACCGAGTGTCTCCACCACTCTTTGAACAAAGTCCCGCATTGCTGGGAATCCACTCCTAGTGCCATCAGATCCATCCAGCAAGAACACGACATCCCTCCTGGGAGCCTGACTCTCAACTAGTGAATGTGAATGTTCAGAAAAAGAGTCATATTAAATGTTGCATTGGTAAGGGAAAAACAGGACAAAGATGCTTCTGTCATATGAAAGTCATCCCTTTCCCTAATCTCAAACAACTGTTCAAAGAAAGTGGCAATGTGTGCATTGGACTGAGTGCTATCATCGAGAACATTCCTACAGAGGTATGAATTGAAACCAACATGAAAGGTCTCAGGTGCAtctacttaaaatgtcaaagCTATCAAATACTCCATCCTGATGTAAGAGAGCAAATGGAACTGATCAAAACCATATCTTTCTTACCTAGTATTGTTGGTATTACTGTTGGTGTCATGGTTGTCACCTGTACAATGACAGTGCTTATAGCAGAAAGAAGCTGCTGTTGGACATTGGGGAGGTCAGTAAATTCAGACACGGAAAGAGCATAGCTGGGGTCATAGGATATCTTTTGTAATTCTCTGCTATCAGAGCTCCTTGTTCCAATTCCAAACACCAAGACACCAAGCTCCTTGAGAGCAGACGCTGGTGTATCTACATTGTCAAAGGACCTTCCACCATTCAACAGTATCAGAATCTGTGGAACACCTTCAAGGCGCCTACTTCCGGAGGAGGCAATAAAGACATTGTCCCTGACATACTGGAGAGCTGCCCCAGTGTTGAGGGGTCTCCCTCCTTTGTGCCTCAGGCCTCTTACGGTCTCCACAACGTCTTCCTTTGTTGTATAAGTGTTCAGATAGAAGTGGGCCTCTGATTCTCTGCTATACTGGACCACAGAGACTCGATCTCTGTTTTCCTCCACAGTGAGTTTCTCTACCACTCTTTGAACAAAGTCACGCATTGCTGGGAAGCCATTCTTAGTGCCATCAGAACCATCCAGCAGGAATACTACATCCTTTCTGGCAATGCTTTGGTCCACTAAGAGTATCAGaaacaaaacaaatatatatgTCAACATTGCTTCATGGAACCTGAGACTGAAATATGTGTGTGTTGCTTTAGTTGTCCTGGATAACGCATCAGTTCTTACCTATGACTGTTGGGGTTATGGGTGTAGCCTCAACTTTGTACAGTTATGAGTGTGGAGAAAAACTGCTCCTGGATGCTGGGGAGGTCAGTGaattcagaaacagactgggaaaAACTAGGATCAGTGGCAATCCTTTGAACCTCTCTGCTGGAATTTCTGGTTCCAATGCCAAAGATCAAGACCCCACTCTTTTTCAGGGCAGAAGCAGGTATGTCAACATTATCACTGGACCTTCCCCCACTCAGAAGTATCAGCATCTGAGGGACGCCCTCTTGGCTTCTGCTTCCTGAGGAGGCAGTAAAGACGTTGTCCCTTACGTATTGGAGGGCTGCCCCAGTGTTAAGGGGTCTACCTCCTCTGTGCCTCAGACTTCTGACAGTGTCAAGAATGTCCTCCTTGGTGGTGTATGTGTTCAGATAGAAATTAACTTCTTGATCTCTACCGTACTGGACAACAGAAACGCGGTCTTTGTCTCCTCCCACATTGAGTTTCCCCACTACTCTCTGAACAAAATCACGCATTGCTGGGAATCCATTCCTTGCGCCATCAGAACCATCCACAAGAAATACCACATCCTTTCTGGAGGTGTCATGATCAACTGAGAAAAGAAATAGATTATGTCAATCAGACTGGTCAAATGTAGGGCTTGTGGTCAAATTATACAGTCGTTTCTAAGAATCAGCTGACATGTTACTAACACTTCCTGACTCTTAATTAACAGTGATGACACATACCTAAAACTGTTGGCGATTCTGGAGTAACGTCAATAACAACTGCCTCCACCGAGGACAGAAGTTGC is a window from the Coregonus clupeaformis isolate EN_2021a chromosome 23, ASM2061545v1, whole genome shotgun sequence genome containing:
- the LOC121536091 gene encoding collagen alpha-3(VI) chain-like: MRDFVQRVVEKLTVEENRDRVSVVQYSRESEAHFYLNTYTTKEDVVETVRGLRHKGGRPLNTGAALQYVRDNVFIASSGSRRLEGVPQILILLNGGRSFDNVDTPASALKELGVLVFGIGTRSSDSRELQKISYDPSYALSVSEFTDLPNVQQQLLSAISTVIVQVTTMTPTVIPTILVESQAPRRDVVFLLDGSDGTRSGFPAMRDFVQRVVETLGVDENKDRVAVVQYSRDPAAQFYLNTYTTKGEILNTVRGLRHKGGRPLNTGAALQYVRDNVFTASSGSRRFEGVPQLLILLSGGRSFDNVDTPASALKELGVLIFGIGTRSSDSRELQRISHDPSYALSVSDFTDLPNIQQQLLSSVEAVVIDVTPESPTVLVDHDTSRKDVVFLVDGSDGARNGFPAMRDFVQRVVGKLNVGGDKDRVSVVQYGRDQEVHFYLNTYTTKEDILDTVRSLRHRGGRPLNTGAALQYVRDNVFTASSGSRSQEGVPQMLILLSGGRSSDNVDIPASALKKSGVLIFGIGTRNSSREVQRIATDPSFSQSVSEFTDLPSIQEQFFSTLITVKVEATPITPTVIVDQSIARKDVVFLLDGSDGTKNGFPAMRDFVQRVVEKLTVEENRDRVSVVQYSRESEAHFYLNTYTTKEDVMETVRGLRHKGGRPLNTGAALQYVRDNVFIASSGSRRLEGVPQILILLNGGRSFDNVDTPASALKELGVLVFGIGTRSSDSRELQKISYDPSYALSVSEFTDLPNVQQQLISAISTVIVQVTTMTPTVIPTILVESQAPRRDVVFLLDGSDGTRSGFPAMRDFVQRVVETLGVDENKDRVAVVQYSRDPAAQFYLNTYTTKGEILNTVRGLRHKGGRPLNTGAALQYVRDNVFTASSGSRRFEGVPQLLILLSGGRSFDNVDNPASALKELGVLIFGIGTRSSDSRELQRISHDPSYALSVSDFTDLPNIQQQLLSSVEAVVIDVTPESPTVLVDHDTSRKDVVFLVDGSDGARNGFPAMRDFVQRVVGKLNVGGDKDRVSVVQYGRDQEVHFYLNTYTTKEDILDTVRSLRHRGGRPLNTGAALQYVRDNVFTASSGSRSQEGVPQMLILLSGGRSSDNVDIPASALKKSGVLIFGIGTRNSSREVQRIATDPSFSQSVSEFTDLPSIHEQFFSTLITVKVEATPITPTVIVDQSIARKDVVFLLDGSDGTKNGFPAMRDFVQRVVEKLTVEENRDRVSVVQYSRESEAHFYLNTHTTKEDVVETVRGLRHKGGRPLNTGAALQYVRDNVFTASSGSRRLEGVPQILILLSGGRSFDNVDTPASALKELGVLIFGIGTRSSDSRELQRISHDPSYALSVSDFTDLPNIQQQLLSSVEAVVIDVTPESPTVLVDHDTSRKDVVFLVDGSDGARNGFPAMRDFVQRVVGKLNVGGDKDRVSVVQYGRDQEVHFYLNTYTTKEDILDTVRSLRHRGGRPLNTGAALQYVRDNVFTASSGSRSQEGVPQMLILLSGGRSSDNVDIPASALKKSGVLIFGIGTRNSSREVQRIATDPSFSQSVSEFTDLPSIQEQFFSTLITVKVEATPITPTVIVDQSIARKDVVFLLDGSDGTKNGFPAMRDFVQRVVEKLTVEENRDRVSVVQYSRESEAHFYLNTYTTKEDVMETVRGLRHKGGRPLNTGAALQYVRDNVFIASSGSRRLEGVPQILILLNGGRSFDNVDTPASALKELGVLVFGIGTRSSDSRELQKISYDPSYALSVSEFTDLPNVQQQLISAISTVIVQVTTMTPTVIPTILVESQAPRRDVVFLLDGSDGTRSGFPAMRDFVQRVVETLGVDENKDRVAVVQYSRDPAAQFYLNTYTTKGEILNTVRGLRHKGGRPLNTGAALQYVRDNVFTASSGSRRFEGVPQLLILLSGGRSFDNVDTPASALKELGVLIFGIGTRSSDSRELQRISHDPSYALSVSDFTDLPNIQQQLLSSVEAVVIDVTPESPTVLVDHDTSRKDVVFLVDGSDGARNGFPAMRDFVQRVVGKLNVGGDKDRVSVVQYGRDQEVHFYLNTYTTKEDILDTVRSLRHRGGRPLNTGAALQYVRDNVFTASSGSRSQEGVPQMLILLSGGRSSDNVDIPASALKKSGVLIFGIGTRNSSREVERIATDPSFSQSVSEFTDLPSVQEQFFSTLITVQVEATPITPTVIVDQSIARKDVVFLLDGSDGTKNGFPAMRDFVQRVVEKLTVEESRDRVSVVQYSRESEAHFYLNTYTTKEDVVETVRGLRHKGGRPLNTGAALQYVRDNVFIASSGSRRLEGVPQILILLNGGRSFDNVDTPASALKELGVLVFGIGTRSSDSKELQKISYDPSYALSVSEFTDLPNVQQQLLSAISTVIVQVTTMTPTVIPTILVESQAPRRDVVFLLDGSDGTRSGFPAMRDFVQRVVETLGVDENKDRVAVVQYSRDPAAQFYLNTYTTKGEILNTVRGLRHKGGRPLNTGAALQYVRDNVFTASSGSRRFEGVPQLLILLSGGRSFDNVDTPASALKELGVLIFGIGTRSSDSRELQRISHDPSYALSVSDFTDLPNIQQQLLSSVEAVVIDVTPESPTVLVDHDTSRKDVVFLVDGSDGARNGFPAMRDFVQRVVGKLNVGGDKDRVSVVQYGRDQEVHFYLNTYTTKEDILDTVRSLRHRGGRPLNTGAALQYVRDNVFTASSGSRSQEGVPQMLILLSGGRSSDNVDIPASALKKSGVLIFGIGTRNSSREVERIATDPSFSQSVSEFTDLPSVQEQFFSTLITVQVEATPITPTVIVDQSIARKDVVFLLDGSDGTKNGFPAMRDFVQRVVEKLTVEENRDRVSVVQYSRESEAHFYLNTYTTKEDVVETVRGLRHKGGRPLNTGAALQYVRDNVFIASSGSRRLEGVPQILILLNGGRSFDNVDTPASALKELGVLVFGIGTRSSDSKELQKISYDPSYALSVSEFTDLPNVQQQLLSAISTVIVQVTTMTPTVIPTILVESQAPRRDVVFLLDGSDGTRSGFPAMRDFVQRVVETLGVDENKDRVAVVQYSRDPAAQFYLNTYTTKGEILNTVRGLRHKGGRPLNTGAALQYVRDNVFTASSGSRRFEGVPQLLILLSGGRSFDNVDTPASALKELGVLIFGIGTRSSDSRELQRISHDPSYALSVSDFTDLPNIQQQLLSSVEAVVIDVTPESPTVLVDHDTSRKDVVFLVDGSDGARNGFPAMRDFVQRVVGKLNVGGDKDRVSVVQYGRDQEVHFYLNTYTTKEDILDTVRSLRHRGVDQSIARKDVVFLLDGSDGTKNGFPAMRDFVQRVVEKLTVEENRDRVSVVQYSRESEAHFYLNTYTTKEDVVETLRVRLPGGMSCSCWMDLMALGVDSQQCGTLFKEWWRHSVWMRTKIALLWSSTVEIQLPNSI